The Candidatus Eremiobacteraceae bacterium region CCGAGGCCGCTCGGCGTCGCCGCCCAGATCATCCCGTGGAATTTTCCGCTGCTCATGGCCGCATGGAAGATCGCGCCGGCGCTGGCGTGCGGCAACACCGTCGTGCTCAAACCCGCGGAGACCACGCCGCTCACGGCGCTCAGACTGGCGGAGATCATCGAGCAAGCCGATCTTCCACCGGGCGTCGTGAACATCATCACCGGTGCGGGCGCCACGGGCGCGGCGCTCGCGGGCCATCGCGGCGTGGACAAAGTGGCGTTCACCGGCTCGACGGAAGTGGGCAAAGAGATCGCCCGCGCGTGCGCGGGCACAGGCAAGCGGCTCACGCTCGAACTCGGGGGCAAAGCGGCGAACATCGTCTTCGATGACGCGCCGCTCGAACAAGCAGTCGAGGGTATCGTCAACGGCATATTTTTCAACCAAGGCCACGTCTGCTGCGCTGGATCGCGCCTGCTCGTACAAGAATCCGTCCACGATGTCGTGGCCGAATTGCTCCACCGGCGAATGCAGACGCTGCGCGTCGGTGATCCGCTCGACAAGAACACCGACATCGGCGCGATCAATTCCGCCGCTCAGCTCTCGAAGATCGAAGAGCTCGTGCGATCAGGAGACGACGACGGCTGCTCGCGCTTTCAGACAGAATGCGACTTGCCGGCGCGCGGCTTCTGGTATCGGCCCACGTTTTTCACCGGCGTCTCGATGTCGCACCGCATCGCGCAGGAGGAGATTTTCGGCCCAGTGCTCTCCGTGCTGACATTCCGCACGCCCGACGAAGCGGTGGAGAAGGCGAACAACACCCCGTACGGACTTTCCGCAGGCGTGTGGACGGACAAGGGGAGCAAGAACTTCAAGATCGCGTCGCAGCTGCGGGCGGGCGTGGTCTGGTCGAACACGTTCAACAAGTTCGACCCGTCGTCACCGTTCGGGGGCTATCGCGAGAGCGGCTTCGGGCGCGAAGGCGGGATACACGGTCTGCTTCCCTATATCGAGGCGAGACCATGACGTCGCGCGTCGCTGTCCGCAAGACGCTCAAGCTCTACATCGCCGGCGCGTTCGTGCGCTCGGAGTCGGGTCGAACGATCGCCGTTCGGGGCGCTGATGAATCCGTCAATGTCGCGCTCGCGAGCCGCAAGGACGTGCGGGATGCCGTTCGGGCGGCGCGCGGTGCATGGCCAGCCTGGCGCGACCGCAGCGCTTACAATCGCGGGCAGATCCTCTACCGGTTGGCTGAGATGATGGAATCGCGCCGGGCTCAGTTGATCGACGCATGCCGCGCGGCCGGATTGACCGCGCGCGTCTCTGAGAAGGATGTAGACGAGGCGATCGACGCGACGTGCTGGTACGCCGGTCTCAGTGACAAAATCGAGCAGATCTTTTCGACAAAAAACCCGGTGAGCGGCCCGCATTTCAATGTCAGCACGCCCGAGTCTACGGGTGTTGTCGGCGTCGTCGCTCCCAACGCGCGCGGCATCGCGGGGCTGATCGCCGCGGTCGTACCACCGCTCTGCGGCGGTAACGCGGTGGTATGCCTAGCGTCAGACGCCGACCCGTTCGGCGCGGTCGCGCTGGCTGAATCGGCCGCGACGTCCGATTTTCCCGCGGGCGTCCTCAACATACTGACCGGCAGGCGATCTGCGACCGCACCGCATCTCGCTGCGCACATGGACGTCAACGCACTCGGCCTTTGGGACTGCGCGTCGCAAGAGCGCCGGGAATTGGACATCGCAGCCAGCGCGAACGTGAAGCGAGTCGCGGGCTACGGCGCAGCCGATCGATCGGTCGCGCAGATGCGCAACCCATATCATGTCGTCGATTTTCTCGAGATCAAGACGACATGGCATCCGGCCGGACTGTAGGGCGTCTCGCGCGGCGCGCCGAAACGGCGCATACGCGGTGAGTGTAGCTCATTTGGTTAGAGCGCCGGTCTGTGGCACCGGAGGTAGGGGGTTCAACTCCCCTCACTCACCCCACGCGCTTGCTGCTGCCCTCACGGCGATCGCCTCGTCGAGCCCCGTTAGCTCAACGGTAGAGCATCCGGCTTTTAACCGGGTGGTTCCGAGTTCGAATCTCGGGCGGGGCACATTCACTTGTCATGGCGACCTGATTTCGATATAATCTTTCGCGCATGCGTCGTTAGCTCAATTGGTAGAGCAGCAGACTCTTAATCTGTTGGTTGGGGGTTCGATTCCCTCACGACGCACCATCGCACAAACGGTTCGACCCGCATCACATCACGCGTCGGCCGTCGGAGGCGGAAGGACTCCCGCCCCGCCCGCGAAAACGCGCAATCGTCATGGATCGTAGAGGACTCGGACTGCTCGGCGCGTTCGCTCTGGGCGCTGCCGCGGGCGTCATCGCTTCCCCACCTTCGGCACGTTTCGCACTGACGGTACGCGTCCGCGAGCGCAGCGCGCAGCT contains the following coding sequences:
- a CDS encoding aldehyde dehydrogenase family protein, which produces MTQARKTKTAIRPANGRLAMTAPSDLARLDAWEYAPAPEARDYLAIKPRYELFVGGRWQKPKSGRHFATINPATEETLAEVAQADAADVDRAVAAARTAYEKYWRRCPPAHRAKYLFRIARAIAERSRELAVLESVDGGKPIKEARDFDVPLAAQHFFYYAGWADKLEWAFPNTNPRPLGVAAQIIPWNFPLLMAAWKIAPALACGNTVVLKPAETTPLTALRLAEIIEQADLPPGVVNIITGAGATGAALAGHRGVDKVAFTGSTEVGKEIARACAGTGKRLTLELGGKAANIVFDDAPLEQAVEGIVNGIFFNQGHVCCAGSRLLVQESVHDVVAELLHRRMQTLRVGDPLDKNTDIGAINSAAQLSKIEELVRSGDDDGCSRFQTECDLPARGFWYRPTFFTGVSMSHRIAQEEIFGPVLSVLTFRTPDEAVEKANNTPYGLSAGVWTDKGSKNFKIASQLRAGVVWSNTFNKFDPSSPFGGYRESGFGREGGIHGLLPYIEARP
- a CDS encoding aldehyde dehydrogenase family protein, yielding MTSRVAVRKTLKLYIAGAFVRSESGRTIAVRGADESVNVALASRKDVRDAVRAARGAWPAWRDRSAYNRGQILYRLAEMMESRRAQLIDACRAAGLTARVSEKDVDEAIDATCWYAGLSDKIEQIFSTKNPVSGPHFNVSTPESTGVVGVVAPNARGIAGLIAAVVPPLCGGNAVVCLASDADPFGAVALAESAATSDFPAGVLNILTGRRSATAPHLAAHMDVNALGLWDCASQERRELDIAASANVKRVAGYGAADRSVAQMRNPYHVVDFLEIKTTWHPAGL